In one window of Dyella thiooxydans DNA:
- a CDS encoding TonB-dependent receptor, whose protein sequence is MKAPLHLKRKLLASAIATTVVAIGAAPTTAWSQSAYATLRGKASPGATVTAFNPATGTTRRTTASGDGSYTLTGLPPGTYQVDAGPGTQQNIKLTVASTATLNFGAASGPAPSTANATNLGGVTVSATTLQEVKTSEIATTISQHQIDTIPQISRNFLEFADTVPGMVFSVDSSGHTSLRGGAQNNSSVNVYIDGVGQKSYVKEGGVSGQFSSQGNPFPQLAIGEYKVITSNYKAEYDQISSAAVTAETKSGTNEFHGEAYYTYTNDGLRARTPAEEAAGSKTKSHEKQYGFAIGGPIIKDKMHFFFTYEPKRFDTPTTVVPGVTGVTNLLPASVAAQEGPSNLPFKEDLYFGKIDWEPTDRDRFEFSGQVRKEDQYDNIGGATAASAGIDTKNDDTRLALRWQHSGESYFNEVLLTHEKAYNNPTSLGNGNGSVYTFEPLQDATILITGSANALATQKKGQKGPAIQDDLTFNDLEWHGDHVVKMGVKYKEVTLNAQDAGLSNPQFFYNVTTSGTSSTPYKAFFPNPVAGLNPVAKSKDKQLGMYIQDDWAVNEKLTLNLGVRWDYERNPSYLNYVTPANVIAALNSPNPDPAAPAGQTYAQALALGGININDYISNGHNRKAQKNEFQPRLGFSYDINGDEEHVIFGGAGRAYDRDLYDYLQLELTKSALPESTVYFTDPATGLCKNGGTPCFAWDPAYLGGVGTLQSLVSTTNAGNEVDMINNKLKAPYSDQFSIGMRNKLGDWNTSATIARILSHDGFAFTLGNRYPDGAFFQNNSQPWGNGVPGFGALIVGNNGIETRTTQLLLSVDKPYDKESGWGATFAYTYTKATQNRDINEHYSFDEATIGNYPFITSNAASKHRFVATGVIDVPWGITLSAKLTLATPIPGNTIGCYNFTFPTGSSCTPQAGIPGGNGRFLIGGKVFGYRDVDFQATKDFDLGHGISIYGRFDLLNAFNFRNFSDQIYYFGATPGDLVVKYNTTGNITFVPRTFKLSVGMRF, encoded by the coding sequence TGCTTGCGAGCGCCATCGCCACCACGGTGGTGGCGATCGGCGCGGCACCCACCACCGCCTGGAGCCAGTCGGCCTACGCGACGCTGCGCGGCAAGGCCTCGCCGGGTGCGACGGTCACCGCATTCAACCCGGCCACCGGCACCACCCGTCGCACCACCGCCAGCGGGGACGGCAGCTACACGCTGACCGGCCTGCCACCGGGCACCTACCAGGTCGACGCCGGCCCCGGCACGCAGCAGAACATCAAGCTCACCGTGGCCTCCACCGCCACGCTGAACTTTGGCGCGGCCAGCGGTCCGGCTCCCTCGACGGCCAACGCCACCAACCTCGGCGGCGTCACGGTATCGGCCACCACGCTGCAGGAAGTGAAGACCTCCGAGATCGCCACCACGATCTCGCAGCACCAGATCGACACCATCCCGCAGATCTCGCGCAACTTCCTCGAGTTTGCAGACACCGTGCCGGGCATGGTGTTCAGCGTGGACTCCAGCGGACATACCTCGCTGCGCGGTGGCGCGCAGAACAACAGCTCGGTCAACGTCTACATCGACGGCGTGGGCCAAAAGAGCTACGTGAAGGAGGGCGGCGTCAGCGGCCAGTTCTCCAGCCAGGGCAACCCGTTCCCGCAGCTGGCGATCGGCGAGTACAAGGTCATCACCTCGAACTACAAGGCCGAGTACGACCAGATCTCGTCCGCCGCGGTGACCGCGGAGACCAAGTCCGGCACCAACGAATTCCACGGTGAGGCCTACTACACCTACACCAACGACGGCCTGCGCGCGCGCACGCCCGCGGAGGAAGCGGCCGGCAGCAAGACCAAGTCGCACGAGAAGCAGTACGGCTTCGCGATCGGCGGTCCGATCATCAAGGACAAGATGCACTTCTTCTTCACCTACGAGCCGAAGCGGTTCGACACGCCGACCACGGTGGTGCCGGGTGTGACCGGGGTGACCAATCTGCTGCCCGCCAGTGTGGCGGCCCAGGAAGGACCGTCGAACCTGCCGTTCAAGGAAGACCTGTACTTCGGCAAGATCGACTGGGAGCCGACCGACCGCGACCGCTTCGAGTTCAGCGGCCAGGTCCGCAAGGAAGACCAGTACGACAACATCGGCGGCGCGACCGCGGCCAGCGCGGGCATCGACACCAAGAACGACGATACGCGTCTGGCACTGCGCTGGCAGCACAGTGGCGAAAGCTACTTCAACGAGGTGCTGCTGACCCACGAGAAGGCATACAACAACCCGACTTCGCTCGGGAACGGCAACGGCTCGGTCTACACCTTCGAACCGCTGCAGGACGCCACCATCCTGATCACCGGATCGGCCAACGCGCTGGCGACCCAGAAGAAGGGCCAGAAGGGCCCGGCGATCCAGGACGACCTGACCTTCAACGACCTGGAGTGGCACGGCGACCACGTCGTGAAGATGGGCGTGAAGTACAAGGAGGTCACCCTCAACGCGCAGGATGCGGGCCTCTCCAACCCGCAGTTCTTCTACAACGTTACCACCAGCGGGACCAGCAGCACGCCGTACAAGGCGTTCTTCCCGAATCCGGTGGCCGGCCTCAACCCGGTGGCGAAGTCGAAGGACAAGCAGCTGGGCATGTACATCCAGGACGACTGGGCGGTGAACGAGAAGCTGACCCTGAACCTGGGCGTCCGCTGGGATTACGAGCGCAACCCGTCGTACCTGAACTACGTGACCCCGGCGAACGTGATCGCCGCGCTGAACAGTCCGAACCCGGATCCGGCCGCGCCGGCCGGCCAGACCTACGCGCAGGCGCTGGCGCTGGGTGGCATCAACATCAACGACTACATCAGCAACGGACACAACCGGAAGGCGCAGAAGAACGAGTTCCAGCCCCGCCTGGGCTTCTCCTACGACATCAACGGCGACGAGGAGCACGTGATCTTCGGCGGTGCCGGCCGCGCCTACGATCGCGACCTGTACGACTACCTGCAGCTGGAACTGACCAAATCGGCGCTACCGGAGTCCACCGTCTACTTCACCGATCCGGCCACCGGCCTGTGCAAGAACGGCGGCACGCCCTGCTTCGCCTGGGATCCGGCCTACCTCGGTGGCGTCGGTACGCTGCAGTCGCTGGTGTCGACCACCAACGCCGGCAACGAAGTGGACATGATCAACAACAAGCTGAAGGCACCGTATTCGGACCAGTTCAGCATCGGCATGCGCAACAAGCTCGGCGACTGGAACACCAGCGCCACCATCGCGCGCATCCTCAGCCATGACGGCTTCGCGTTCACCCTGGGCAACCGCTATCCGGACGGCGCGTTCTTCCAGAACAACAGCCAGCCCTGGGGCAACGGCGTGCCGGGCTTCGGTGCGCTCATCGTGGGCAATAACGGCATCGAGACCCGCACCACCCAGCTGCTGCTCTCGGTGGACAAGCCGTACGACAAGGAGTCGGGCTGGGGTGCCACCTTCGCCTACACCTACACCAAGGCCACCCAGAACCGCGACATCAACGAGCACTACTCGTTCGACGAGGCAACGATCGGGAACTACCCGTTCATCACCTCCAACGCCGCTTCGAAGCACCGCTTCGTTGCCACCGGCGTGATCGACGTGCCGTGGGGCATCACGTTGTCGGCCAAGTTGACCCTGGCCACGCCGATCCCGGGCAACACAATCGGCTGCTACAACTTCACCTTCCCGACCGGCAGCAGCTGCACGCCGCAGGCGGGCATCCCGGGCGGCAACGGACGGTTCCTGATCGGCGGCAAGGTGTTCGGCTATCGTGACGTGGATTTCCAAGCCACCAAGGATTTCGACCTCGGCCACGGCATCTCGATCTACGGCCGTTTCGATCTGCTGAACGCGTTCAACTTCCGGAACTTCTCGGACCAGATCTACTACTTCGGGGCGACACCGGGCGACCTGGTCGTGAAGTACAACACCACCGGCAACATCACGTTCGTCCCACGGACGTTCAAGCTGTCGGTCGGCATGCGGTTCTGA
- a CDS encoding tryptophan halogenase family protein gives MNEQAIRNIVIVGGGTAGWMAAAAFARVLGSACTIRLVESEEIGTVGVGEATVPHLKLFNNLLEIDEIEFVRQTQGTFKLGIQFNDWGRIGDSYIHGFGELGHDLGLVPFHQCWGRARQLGFAGDLGDYSINTLAAPRGRFMASASDAPRNSPLANIAYAYHFDSGLYARFLRRYAEARGVQRTEGKVAQTRLRPDNGFVEAVVMENGGAIAGDLFIDCSGFRGLLIEQALHAGYEDWTHWLPCDRALAVGCEKVGPPTPYTRSTARPAGWQWRIPLQHRTGNGYVYSSAHVSDDEAAATLLANLDGKALGDPRSLRFTTGMRRKFWDRNVVALGLSSGFMEPLESTSIYLIQSGIAKLLNLFPRQGISPVLVDRYNEQSRFEFERIRDFLILHYHTTQRDDTPFWNQCRTMDIPTSLKDNIALFRDSGRFFRNAEEMFALVSWVQVMIGQGIVPQACHPLADQISPQELRAFMQHVRRVIADCVQAMPAHEAFIARYCAAPVPGAPMPA, from the coding sequence ATGAACGAGCAGGCCATCCGCAACATCGTGATCGTCGGCGGCGGCACCGCCGGCTGGATGGCCGCCGCGGCCTTTGCCCGGGTGCTTGGCTCCGCCTGCACGATCCGACTGGTGGAGTCCGAGGAGATCGGCACCGTCGGCGTGGGCGAAGCCACCGTCCCCCACCTGAAGCTGTTCAACAACCTGCTGGAGATCGACGAGATCGAGTTCGTCCGGCAGACCCAGGGCACCTTCAAGCTGGGCATCCAGTTCAACGACTGGGGCCGCATCGGCGACTCCTATATCCACGGCTTCGGCGAGCTGGGCCATGACCTGGGCCTGGTGCCGTTCCACCAGTGCTGGGGGCGCGCGCGGCAACTCGGCTTCGCCGGCGACCTCGGCGACTACTCGATCAACACGCTGGCCGCGCCTCGCGGGCGGTTCATGGCATCTGCCAGCGACGCACCGCGCAACTCGCCATTGGCGAACATCGCCTACGCCTATCATTTCGATTCCGGTCTCTACGCGCGCTTCCTACGCCGCTATGCCGAGGCGCGTGGCGTGCAGCGGACGGAAGGCAAGGTCGCGCAGACCCGCCTGCGACCGGACAACGGCTTCGTCGAGGCGGTGGTGATGGAGAACGGCGGGGCGATCGCCGGTGACCTGTTCATCGACTGCTCCGGCTTTCGCGGTCTGCTGATCGAGCAGGCCCTGCACGCCGGTTATGAAGACTGGACGCACTGGCTTCCCTGCGATCGCGCGCTGGCCGTGGGTTGCGAGAAGGTCGGGCCACCCACCCCCTACACCCGCTCGACCGCGCGGCCGGCCGGTTGGCAGTGGCGGATCCCGCTGCAGCACCGCACCGGCAACGGTTATGTGTACTCCAGCGCCCACGTCAGCGACGATGAGGCTGCCGCCACCCTGCTGGCGAACCTGGACGGCAAGGCATTGGGCGATCCCCGATCGTTGCGCTTCACCACCGGCATGCGGCGCAAGTTCTGGGATCGCAACGTGGTGGCGCTTGGCCTGTCGAGCGGTTTCATGGAGCCGCTGGAGTCCACCAGCATCTACCTGATCCAGTCGGGCATCGCCAAGCTGCTGAACCTGTTCCCGCGCCAGGGCATCAGCCCGGTGCTGGTCGACCGCTACAACGAGCAGTCGCGCTTCGAGTTCGAACGCATCCGCGACTTCCTGATCCTGCACTACCACACGACCCAGCGCGACGACACGCCGTTCTGGAACCAGTGCCGGACGATGGACATCCCGACCTCGCTGAAGGACAACATCGCCCTGTTCCGCGACAGCGGACGGTTCTTCCGCAACGCGGAGGAGATGTTCGCCCTGGTGAGCTGGGTGCAGGTGATGATCGGGCAGGGCATCGTTCCGCAGGCATGCCACCCCTTGGCCGATCAGATATCGCCACAGGAGCTGCGCGCTTTCATGCAACACGTGCGGCGCGTGATCGCCGACTGTGTCCAGGCCATGCCGGCGCATGAAGCCTTCATCGCGAGATACTGTGCCGCCCCGGTGCCCGGTGCACCGATGCCCGCCTAG
- a CDS encoding glucoamylase family protein translates to MQAATKRISRANVFVALLATALVLATAPVGATGRATPPIKAIHTFQEAPPAQQAMIDDLEQRTFRWFWDSADPATGLVPDHYPGESFSSIAAVGFGLTAYGIGAERGYITRDQAVQRTLATLKFFHDAPQNASEDDAAGYHGFFYHFLDMRTGKREGRWTELSSVDTTLLLGGVLFAQSYYDRDTPQEQQIRQLADAIYRAVDWPWMQVRYPLISMGWTPGGKFIPSDWKGYNEGKLVYLLALGSPTHPVKPDAWKAWCSTYDTTWGRFYGETFLNFAPMFGHQYTESWVDFRGIRDDWNRRHDLDYFENGRRATYAQRNYAIANPGNWTGYGKDVWGLTASNGPGGFIVKNAHGERKFQGYTARGAGLDYISDDGTIAPTAAGGSIAFAPEIVLPALMAMKQRYGQYIYDQYGFVDAFNPSFHTQTTLRTGKLVPNVGWVDTEQLGIDQGPILLMIENWRSGFVWNVMKKNPYIRRGLERAGFTGGWLAAEPVKP, encoded by the coding sequence ATGCAGGCTGCAACGAAGAGAATTTCCAGGGCAAACGTTTTCGTCGCCCTGCTCGCCACGGCGCTGGTCCTGGCCACCGCGCCGGTCGGCGCAACCGGTCGCGCCACGCCGCCGATAAAGGCCATCCACACCTTCCAGGAGGCGCCGCCCGCACAGCAGGCGATGATCGACGACCTGGAGCAGCGCACCTTCCGCTGGTTCTGGGACAGCGCCGATCCGGCCACCGGGCTGGTGCCGGACCACTACCCCGGCGAGTCGTTCTCCAGCATCGCCGCGGTGGGCTTCGGCCTGACCGCCTACGGCATCGGCGCGGAGCGCGGCTACATCACCCGCGACCAAGCGGTGCAGCGCACGCTGGCCACGCTGAAGTTCTTCCACGACGCGCCGCAGAACGCCAGCGAGGACGATGCGGCCGGCTACCACGGATTCTTCTACCACTTCCTCGACATGCGCACGGGCAAGCGCGAAGGGCGCTGGACCGAGCTGTCCAGCGTCGACACCACCCTGCTGCTCGGCGGCGTGCTGTTCGCGCAGTCGTACTACGACCGCGACACGCCGCAGGAGCAGCAGATCCGCCAGCTCGCCGACGCCATCTACCGGGCGGTGGACTGGCCGTGGATGCAGGTGCGCTATCCGCTGATCTCGATGGGCTGGACCCCGGGTGGCAAATTCATCCCCAGCGACTGGAAGGGCTACAACGAAGGCAAGCTGGTCTACCTGCTGGCGCTGGGCTCACCGACCCACCCGGTCAAGCCGGACGCATGGAAGGCCTGGTGCTCCACCTACGACACCACCTGGGGCCGTTTCTACGGCGAGACCTTCCTCAACTTCGCACCGATGTTCGGCCACCAGTACACCGAGTCGTGGGTGGACTTCCGCGGCATCCGCGACGACTGGAACCGCCGCCACGACCTCGACTACTTCGAGAACGGCCGCCGCGCCACCTACGCCCAGCGCAACTACGCCATCGCCAATCCCGGAAACTGGACGGGTTACGGCAAGGACGTGTGGGGCCTGACTGCCAGCAACGGGCCGGGCGGGTTCATCGTCAAGAACGCCCACGGCGAGCGCAAGTTCCAGGGCTACACCGCGCGCGGCGCCGGGCTGGATTACATCTCCGACGACGGCACCATCGCACCGACCGCGGCCGGTGGCTCGATCGCGTTCGCACCGGAGATCGTGCTGCCGGCGCTGATGGCCATGAAGCAGCGCTACGGCCAGTACATCTACGACCAGTACGGCTTCGTCGACGCCTTCAACCCCAGCTTCCATACCCAGACCACGCTGCGTACGGGCAAACTGGTACCCAACGTGGGTTGGGTCGACACCGAGCAGCTCGGTATCGACCAGGGCCCGATCCTGCTGATGATCGAGAACTGGCGCAGCGGCTTCGTGTGGAACGTGATGAAGAAAAACCCGTATATCCGCAGGGGCCTGGAGCGCGCCGGCTTCACCGGTGGCTGGCTGGCGGCGGAGCCGGTCAAGCCGTGA
- a CDS encoding sugar ABC transporter substrate-binding protein gives MNRGARPALRHAQRAVLRALAVLCLACGPLTACHEASGGRQTLTFWTFGREGEAMQALLAPFERAHPGINLRVQQLPLSAAHQKLLTAYAGGSMPDLMQLGNTWLPEMVALDAVEPLDARIARSTVIQPADYFDSIWATNRIDGHLYGVPWYVDTRLLFYRVDLLRQAGFDHPPRTWAEWRQMLAALSDPAAHRYGILLPTNEYEQLMSLALEQPDPLLRDGNRYGNFESAGFKRALTFYVDTFRLHQAPAISNVVAGNPWEEFGRGVYAFYFSGPWNIGEFRSRLPASAQSTWDTAPLPGPDGPGTGAAGGASLVIFRGSSHKEAAWALIQYLSEPAVQRRFYELVGDMPPRRSAWAGGALSRDPKAQAFRIQLEHVRPTPPVPEWERIANEMQLAAARVIAGELSVDQACAELDQRVDAILEKRRWVLDHRKEGR, from the coding sequence GTGAATCGAGGCGCACGGCCCGCCCTGCGCCATGCGCAGCGGGCCGTGCTGCGCGCCCTGGCCGTGCTCTGCCTGGCCTGCGGCCCGCTGACCGCCTGCCACGAAGCATCCGGCGGACGGCAGACCCTGACGTTCTGGACGTTCGGCCGCGAGGGCGAGGCGATGCAGGCGCTGCTCGCTCCGTTCGAACGGGCCCATCCCGGGATCAACCTGCGCGTGCAGCAGCTGCCGCTTAGCGCCGCGCACCAGAAGCTGCTCACCGCCTATGCCGGTGGCTCGATGCCGGACCTGATGCAGCTGGGCAACACCTGGCTGCCGGAGATGGTGGCGCTGGACGCGGTGGAGCCGCTGGACGCGCGCATCGCCCGTTCGACCGTCATCCAGCCGGCGGACTACTTCGACAGCATCTGGGCCACCAACCGCATCGACGGGCACCTCTACGGCGTGCCCTGGTACGTCGACACCCGCCTGCTGTTCTACCGGGTCGACCTGCTGCGCCAGGCCGGCTTCGACCATCCGCCGCGCACCTGGGCGGAATGGCGCCAGATGCTCGCCGCGCTGAGCGATCCGGCGGCCCACCGCTACGGCATCCTGCTGCCGACCAACGAATACGAGCAGTTGATGTCGCTCGCGCTGGAGCAGCCCGACCCGCTGCTGCGCGACGGCAACCGCTACGGCAATTTCGAGAGCGCGGGTTTCAAGCGCGCGCTGACCTTCTACGTCGACACGTTCCGCCTGCACCAGGCACCGGCGATCAGCAACGTGGTGGCCGGCAATCCGTGGGAGGAATTCGGTCGCGGTGTGTACGCGTTCTATTTTTCCGGGCCGTGGAACATCGGCGAGTTCCGCAGCCGCCTGCCGGCCAGCGCGCAGTCCACCTGGGACACCGCACCCCTGCCCGGCCCCGACGGCCCGGGCACCGGGGCGGCCGGCGGCGCCAGTCTGGTGATCTTCCGCGGCTCGTCGCACAAGGAGGCGGCCTGGGCGCTGATCCAGTACCTGTCGGAGCCTGCCGTGCAGCGACGCTTCTACGAGCTGGTCGGCGACATGCCACCACGGCGCAGCGCCTGGGCCGGTGGCGCGCTGAGCCGCGACCCCAAGGCGCAGGCCTTCCGCATCCAGCTCGAGCACGTCAGACCGACGCCGCCGGTGCCGGAATGGGAGCGCATCGCCAACGAGATGCAGCTGGCCGCCGCACGGGTGATCGCCGGCGAGCTGAGCGTCGACCAGGCCTGCGCCGAGCTGGACCAACGCGTGGACGCGATCCTGGAAAAGCGTCGCTGGGTGCTCGACCACCGCAAGGAGGGGCGATGA
- a CDS encoding carbohydrate ABC transporter permease — MNRQRVAWLFLTPALIVLGVFFLLPVLGALALSFTDYDLYALADPHNVRFVGLHNYWALLHRPVFWAALGHTAYFVAVGVPLSMVVSLGAALLLNSPLAKARAFFRTALFAPVVTTVVAVAIVWRYLFNTKYGLVNALLEWLGLHPVDWLGDPHWAMPTIILFAVWKNFGYNMIIFMAGLQAIPAELYEAARMDGATPWRQLRHITLPLLQPTLLMVAILTVSGYFQLFAEPYVITEGGPLQSTVSVLYLMYDEGFTWWNLGSASAVAFVLFIVMFAVTALMLRLSRRSLREAELA, encoded by the coding sequence ATGAACCGGCAACGCGTCGCCTGGCTGTTCCTGACCCCCGCGCTGATCGTACTCGGCGTGTTCTTCCTGCTGCCGGTGCTCGGCGCGCTGGCGCTGAGTTTCACCGACTACGACCTGTACGCGCTGGCCGACCCGCACAACGTGCGCTTCGTCGGGCTGCACAACTACTGGGCGCTGCTGCACCGGCCGGTGTTCTGGGCAGCACTGGGACATACCGCCTACTTCGTCGCGGTGGGGGTGCCGCTGTCGATGGTGGTGTCGCTGGGCGCGGCACTGCTGCTCAATTCGCCGCTGGCGAAGGCACGGGCGTTCTTCCGCACCGCGCTGTTCGCGCCGGTGGTGACCACGGTGGTGGCGGTGGCGATCGTCTGGCGCTACCTGTTCAACACCAAGTACGGCCTGGTCAATGCGCTGCTGGAGTGGCTCGGCCTGCATCCGGTGGACTGGCTGGGCGACCCGCACTGGGCGATGCCGACGATCATCCTGTTCGCGGTGTGGAAGAACTTCGGCTACAACATGATCATCTTCATGGCCGGGTTGCAGGCGATCCCCGCCGAGCTGTACGAGGCCGCCCGCATGGACGGCGCCACGCCGTGGCGGCAGCTGCGCCATATCACCCTGCCGCTGCTGCAGCCGACCCTGCTGATGGTGGCAATCCTCACCGTCTCGGGCTATTTCCAGCTGTTCGCCGAGCCCTACGTGATCACCGAGGGCGGCCCGCTACAGAGCACGGTGAGCGTGCTCTACCTGATGTACGACGAGGGCTTCACCTGGTGGAACCTGGGCTCGGCCTCGGCGGTGGCCTTCGTGCTGTTCATCGTGATGTTCGCGGTCACCGCGCTGATGCTGCGGCTGTCGCGACGCAGCCTGCGTGAGGCGGAGCTGGCATGA
- a CDS encoding carbohydrate ABC transporter permease translates to MSTRLARWTINGLLLAGSAVALFPLAWMLSVSFMHPGDSGTLPPPLLPTDATLGNYRTLFLRVGIGGYLANSLAVSTAITVLSLAFNLMAGYAFAKLRFRGRTAVFRALIGGLVIPAQVAMLPLFLLLKYLGLVNSYAGVVLPALASVFGIFLVRQYARGIPRELLEAARMDGAGEVWIFVRIVLPLLRPIVVTLAIITFLTAWNDFMWPLIVLTGQDHYTLPIGLASLAREHARDTELMMAGAVITVLPVLALFLALQRYYLQGLLLGSMKR, encoded by the coding sequence ATGAGCACGCGACTGGCCCGGTGGACGATCAACGGCCTGCTGCTGGCGGGGAGCGCCGTGGCACTGTTCCCGCTGGCGTGGATGCTCTCGGTGTCGTTCATGCACCCGGGCGACAGTGGCACCCTGCCGCCGCCGCTGCTGCCGACGGACGCCACGCTGGGCAACTACCGCACGCTGTTCCTGCGGGTGGGCATCGGCGGCTACCTGGCCAACAGCCTGGCCGTGTCCACCGCGATCACCGTGCTGTCGCTGGCGTTCAACCTGATGGCCGGCTACGCCTTCGCCAAGCTGCGCTTCCGTGGGCGCACGGCGGTGTTCCGTGCATTGATCGGCGGCCTGGTGATCCCGGCCCAGGTCGCCATGCTGCCGCTGTTCCTGCTGCTGAAGTACCTGGGCCTGGTGAACAGCTACGCCGGGGTGGTACTGCCGGCGCTGGCCAGCGTGTTCGGCATTTTCCTGGTGCGCCAGTACGCCCGCGGCATTCCGCGCGAGCTGCTGGAGGCCGCGCGCATGGACGGCGCCGGTGAGGTGTGGATCTTCGTGCGGATCGTGCTGCCGCTGCTCAGGCCGATCGTGGTGACGCTGGCGATCATCACCTTCCTCACCGCCTGGAACGACTTCATGTGGCCGCTGATCGTGCTGACCGGGCAGGACCACTATACGCTGCCGATCGGGCTGGCCTCGCTGGCCCGCGAGCACGCACGCGACACCGAACTGATGATGGCCGGCGCGGTCATTACCGTCCTCCCGGTGCTGGCGCTGTTCCTGGCGCTGCAACGCTATTACCTGCAAGGGCTGCTGCTGGGCAGCATGAAACGATGA
- a CDS encoding gluconokinase, translating into MRDAAPPALVVMGVSGSGKSHVGAALAAALGAHFLDADDLHPEPNLRKMAAGVPLDDRDRMPWLDAVAAWIAAWQAGGEAGVVACSALRRSYRDRLRAGAPDLGFVHLAVPRDELARRMRQRRHFMPPSLLDSQLAALEPPAADEDACTLDGTRPMDENIARVRAWLSTRAVVNG; encoded by the coding sequence ATGAGGGACGCAGCCCCGCCCGCGCTGGTGGTGATGGGCGTGTCCGGCAGCGGCAAGAGCCATGTCGGCGCGGCGCTGGCCGCGGCGCTGGGTGCGCATTTCCTCGACGCCGACGATCTGCACCCGGAACCCAACCTGCGCAAGATGGCGGCCGGCGTGCCGCTTGACGATCGTGACCGCATGCCATGGCTGGATGCCGTGGCCGCCTGGATCGCGGCTTGGCAGGCCGGCGGCGAGGCCGGCGTGGTTGCCTGCTCGGCGCTGCGCCGAAGCTACCGCGATCGACTGCGCGCCGGTGCGCCCGACCTGGGCTTCGTCCATCTGGCGGTGCCGCGGGACGAGCTGGCCAGGCGGATGCGCCAGCGCCGGCACTTCATGCCGCCTTCCCTGCTGGACAGCCAGCTCGCCGCGCTGGAGCCGCCGGCAGCCGACGAGGACGCCTGCACCCTCGACGGCACCCGACCGATGGACGAGAACATCGCGCGCGTCCGGGCCTGGTTGTCGACGCGCGCGGTGGTGAACGGCTAG
- a CDS encoding pirin family protein: protein MTERRIFRRIRGMDTADGAGVKLKRVIGQPALDMLDPFLLLDEFRSDQAGDYIAGFPEHPHRGFETVTYMLAGHMQHGDNQGNRGDLGPGSVQWMTAGRGILHSEMPQQENGLMWGFQLWVNLPAKDKMTAPRYQDIAPERIPVVQPAPGVEVRVVAGELGGATGPVSGVATAPIYLDIAVQAGATITVPLPEGHSAFAYVFEGASAQVAGESLARSELAVLSKGDSVTIAGGDSAARVLLVAGQPLKEPVARYGPFVMNTTEQIHEAIADFRAGKF, encoded by the coding sequence ATGACCGAGCGCCGCATCTTCCGCCGCATCCGCGGCATGGACACCGCCGACGGCGCGGGCGTGAAGCTCAAACGCGTCATCGGCCAGCCCGCGCTGGACATGCTCGACCCGTTCCTGCTGCTGGACGAATTCCGCTCCGACCAGGCCGGCGACTACATCGCCGGATTCCCCGAGCACCCGCACCGCGGCTTCGAGACGGTCACCTACATGCTGGCCGGGCACATGCAGCATGGCGACAACCAGGGCAACCGGGGCGACCTGGGGCCCGGCAGCGTGCAGTGGATGACCGCCGGTCGCGGCATCCTGCATTCGGAGATGCCGCAGCAGGAGAACGGCCTGATGTGGGGCTTCCAGCTGTGGGTGAACCTGCCGGCGAAGGACAAGATGACCGCGCCGCGCTACCAGGACATCGCGCCCGAGCGCATCCCGGTGGTGCAGCCGGCGCCCGGTGTCGAGGTGCGCGTGGTCGCCGGTGAACTCGGTGGCGCCACCGGCCCGGTCAGCGGCGTGGCCACCGCGCCGATCTATCTCGATATCGCCGTGCAGGCGGGCGCGACGATCACCGTGCCGCTGCCGGAAGGCCACAGCGCCTTCGCCTATGTGTTCGAGGGCGCGTCGGCGCAGGTCGCCGGCGAGTCGCTGGCGCGCAGCGAGCTGGCGGTGCTGAGCAAGGGCGACTCGGTGACCATCGCCGGTGGCGACAGCGCAGCGCGCGTGCTGTTGGTCGCCGGCCAGCCGCTGAAGGAGCCGGTGGCGCGCTACGGTCCGTTCGTGATGAACACCACCGAGCAGATCCACGAGGCGATCGCGGATTTCCGCGCCGGGAAGTTCTAG